CTGAGCACTTTGGGGAAGATCAACTTACTTCGGCCAATCTGATGCTGGAAGATGGACAAGTGATGATTATTGTGGAAGAATTTCCCGATCAGTCCACGGCTCAGCAATACTTCACGAAGTTTAATAGTGATGTATCGCCACTCAATAATATTCCCGAATCTAACCGCTATGACCGTAGTGATATTACCAGCAATTTTATCATTACTGAGGATAATCTGCCTATTTTGTACCGCACTAAGGATATAGAAAATTATCTTCGTTTTTTCGAAAAGCATTACACCTTCTAATCAACTCCATAATTTTTAAGAAATTTGTCTGATTTTTGTTCATCTCAAATACATAGCATTAAGGCTTAACCAACGTACCACCAAGAAATCAATTTTAATTAGCAGAAGCAGAAGATGGCTAGTACTCAAACCTCAAAGAAAGAAGTTGAGAAAAAAGATCGAACCCAACTGTACACTTGGCTTGTGCGTGGGGCTTGGTTTTCGTTTATATCTTTCTTCATTCTATTTCCCCTTTACATCTACACGGTAAGCATCGATTTTATGGGGCTGTACGGCGGGCTACCCAGTTGGTCAGCCCTGGAGAATCCTAAAAATGACGTTTCCTCCGAGCTCTACTCGGCCGATAATGTGCAACTAGGAAAATACTACCGCGAAAACCGTAGCCCGGTGACTTACGAGGAGTTATCACCCAATTTAGTAAATGCACTGGTGGCCACCGAAGATATTCGCTTCACCGAACATAGCGGTATCGATTTGCGAGGTATGGGTCGAGTTGCCTGGGGGGTATTTAAAAAGGCGATCACTTTTGGAGCCAGTAGCCTGGAAGGTGGAGGAAGTACACTGTCGCAGCAAACGGCTAAGAACCTATTTAAAACTCGGGGAGAAAATGAAGGCCCTCTAATGAAAATTCCCGGCTTAGGGATGCTCATCATCAAAACCAAAGAATGGATTTTGGCAGTGAAGCTGGAGCGGTACTATACCAAAAAAGAAATTCTGGCGATGTACCTTAACACCGCCCAATTTAGTGGCAGTTCTTACGGTATTAAAGTAGCGGCTAAAACTTTTTTTAACAAGCCTACTTACGATTTGGATGTAGAAGAGGCTGCCGTACTGGTTGGTATGCTAAAGGCTGCTACTTACTACAATCCGGCCCGAAACCCTAATAACTCTATGCGTCGACGCAATGTGGTGCTGAACCAAATGAGGAAGAATGGCTTTCTGGAACAAGAAGCGTACGATACGTTAACTCCTCAGCCCATTGTGCTCAATTATAAAGTGGAGAGCCATACCGAAGGTCCCGCTACGTACTTTCGGGCGGTAATTCGCCGTTGGCTGTACCGCTGGGCTGATGAGCATGGTTACGATCTGGATGAAGATGGATTGAAAATTTACACTACGCTAGATAGCCGGATGCAAGAGCATGCCGAAGAGGCAGTTAAAACGCATATGAGTTACCAGCAGAGTCTGTTCGAAAAACATTGGGGTAAAGAAAACCCCTGGCGAGACGAAAAAGGTAAAGAGATTAAAGGGTTTATTGATATGCTGGCCAAGCGCACCCATCGCTACAAAGGCCTAGAAAAGAGATACGGTAAAGATCACGATTCCATTAGCATTGTGATGAATACCCCGGTACCCACCACCTTGTTCACTTGGGAGAAAGAAGATTATCATCTGGATACCATCATCAGTCCAATTGATTCTATCAAGTATACCCAACGTTTTCTGCACGCCGGATTTATGTCAATGGACCCATACAGCGGACATATTAAAGCTTGGGTTGGTGGTATTAATTACGAGTACTTTAAGTACGACCACGTAAAGCAGGGAAAGCGCCAGCCTGGTTCCACTTTCAAGCCGTTTGTATACGCCGCAGCGGTCGACAATGGCTATTCACCCTGCTACGAAGTAGTAGATGCTCCAGTAACATTCAGTGTGTATACCAATGGGGAAGAAGATACCTGGACTCCGAAAAATGCTGATGGTCGCTATTCGGGAGATAAAATGACTATTCGGCGAGCCATGGCTCAGTCTATCAATTCGGTAACAGCGTTCGTAATGAAGCGACTCGGGCCAGAAACCGTAGTGAGTTACGCCAAGCGGATGGGGATTACCAGTAATATTGAAGCCGTGCCGAGTTTATCCCTAGGTGGTGGCGGAGATGTATCCGTTTACGAAATGGTGGGTGCCTACAGCACCTTTGTGAATCACGGCACCTGGACTGAACCCGTATTTATTACCCGAATTGAAGATAAAGATGGTAATGTGGTGTACGATCATCCGGTAAAAACGCGGGAAGCCCTAAGTGAAGAAACGGCTTACCTAATGCTGTACATGCTACGGGGAGCCACCGAAGAAGACGGTGGAACCGGACGAGGCATTCCTCTGGAAATCCGAGATGGCAATGAAGTAGGAGCCAAAACCGGAACTACTTCCAATTACTCCGACGGCTGGTTTATGGGCGTAACCAAGGATTTGGTATCAGGAGCTTGGGTAGGTGGCGATAACCGCAGTGTACACTTTAAAACTTTAGCACTGGGGCAAGGTGCTCGAATGGCCATGCCTATCTGGGTAGAATACATGAAGCGGGTGTACGACGATGATCGACTTGACTACGAAAAAGGAGCTTTTGAACGACCTCGTACCGGGTTATCGGTTGAAATTGACTGCGATCAGTACGGTTCTTTTGGCGAAGAAGCTGATTCTTTAGAAATAGAAGATTCCCTACGAATTATTGACCGGGATGAAATTTTCTAAAAGTTAGTGCTGAATAACGTTAAAAGAACCTCATTCAGTCATATCTATCTGATATTCATTTATATACCCAGAGCATTATTTGATAGCTCCGATGTTGTATGATAATATTTTTGCAAAGACCACTCAAATGAGTGGTTTTTTTGCTTCTTTAGTAGAAATTATCTAATTAATTACATCCGAAAAGAAAATCGGCCTTCTAGAACAGTAATTGTTTCTTTTTTACTGACTTTTTCGTAGCAATAACCCGCATTAGCTGTGGAGCAAACGTATACCGAAGATCAAACGCTTATTCAGCGCATCAAAGATGGCGATGAAACTAGCTTAATTAAAATTTATAAAGAATATCGACCGGCTTTTCAGCAGTGGGCGCAGCATAGCTACCGTATTGATGAAGAACAATCGGCCGATGCCTTTCAGGATGCGGTAGTGTGCCTCTACCGAAACATCGTTCAGGGTAAGCTAGAATCACTAACCAGCTCATTAAAGACTTACTTATTTGCCATTGGCAAAAACGTTATCCGTAAGAAGCTACAGCAACCGGTTGCCCTAGAGAGTAGCGAACTAGGTCTGGTAGAAAGCCTCCACGCCGACCCTATTGACCAATTTGCCACCAATGATCGCCAACGCTTGGTAGCTCGACTGATGGAGACCATAGGTGAACCCTGTAAAAGTATTCTGGAGCTGTTCTACTTCCGTGGTTTTAGCATGGAAGCCATTGCGGAACGGTTACAATATAAAAACGAAAACGTAGTAAAAACCCAGAAGCTACGCTGCCTAACCAGTTTGAAAAGCATGGTACGCGAACGGTACCAAAACGAAGATTTTGTTTAAGACAATAAGGGAGACGATGGCAGAAAATCGCTTTAACCAAATTGATAGATACGTTAGCGGGTCAATGGCTGGAGAAGAACTGGCTGAGTTTGAGAAGCGGATGCGAGAACACGTAGAATTGGCCGAGGGGGTGCACCTTCATCGTGATATTTTGGCTGGAATGGAGCTACAGTTTATGCGCGAACTCAAAGAGCGCCTCATACTAGCCGACCGCCCTGAAAAGAAAATCAACTGGAAACTTATTGCCCTGATTGTCGGTGGGATGGCTGTTCTGGGAGCAGCCGGGTACGCCATCTACTACTATTATTTGCTATAATTGAACTTGGGTTAGCAGAGAATTTCAGATACCGCTATTTGATCTGTAAACTTACTGAGTACTGCCGAAGCACGCTATTTTCCCAGTGTCGCTTCAAATCAAGGTTTAGTTTGTATTCCCCTTTTTCTATTGCTGAGAAGCAAAATTGCTGCAAAGCCTCTCCACCGGGTCTGCTTTGTTCAGACAGAACCTCTTCGCCGATAAGCTTTAGCTTGTTGGGGATACTATCAGCTTGCTGCCAAACCCAATAATAGCCGATGCCCGGCTGGTGAGATAACTCTACCAGTAGGGTATCTTTGTAGGCTACCTCCACTTGCTGATTATGATGCTGTTCATCTAATATTATTTCAGTTGTATTCATTGGTTGGTGATATAATGCTGATAACCACAGGTAAAAGAATAGAACTACTTGTTTCATAACTGATACGAATGAAGGCTTCCCTTACGCAGTGAAGGTAAGGGAAGTCCCCAAGTTGGATAAATTATCCCTCAATCTTTTCAAATTCTTCAGGATGAAGAAACGGGTTAATAATTTCAAAGCGTTCTCTGATAACCTCCAATAAATAATCATCAGGAATGTAAAACCGGCTTTGAGCTTGCACCCAGGTGGCAGCATACCCTACGTTGTTGGTGTTGTAGTCAATCCACATATAGCCATTGTCGCCCCAGCCACTACCCCAAGAATTTTTGATAAGCCAAGCGTTTTTGTTGTCATCCCAGCCTACCAATGTTATAGCGTGATTTATTCCTTTGCCAGCTTCTTCTTCCTTAAATACTCCATCAGCCGGATTGTACCGCATAAAAGCGGAAGTAGCTTTCACCGCTATTGACAATGAACCATACTTACACAACGCATCTTTTAGCTCTTGTACCGAAGGTATTTCACGTTTTACCGTTACAAAGCCCCAGTTTATGGCTCGGAAAGGTTTATAAAGTCGAGGAGAACAGAAGTCATCTAGTGCTAGATACGGTTCGCTGGCTTCGCTGGCCACCCCGTTTGTCAGCATGTATTTAAACACAGGATCATACCAGCCACCGCGGCAACTTCCTGCGCCTGCACAGTTCAAGACATCCTGCTCCGACACATCAGCGGTGATATTATTGCGGATCATATTACTGCTCTCGTAAGCACCCATAGCGGCAAATGCCCAGCAACTACCGCAGCCACCCTGATTACGAACCGCAGTTACCTTACCCACATCGCGCCAGTTAAAGGCAGTACGGCTGGCAAAACACATATCCTTAAATAAGTAATCGTAGTCAACTAACCGCTCGTAATCCAATTCATAAATAATCTCGGCGTACTTATTCTGGATTTCAGCAATCTCTTGCCAGTTTTCCGGTAGTTCAAATTGCGCCAGCACTTCTAGAGGATACTGTTCTGCGGCGTTATCATTCTCTCGGTCACGGTACTTGTCTTCAAATTTAGGATTGTTAAGCAAGGGGTAATGGGAAGAAATCTGTTCGCTGCTATCTTCGCAAGCAGTGAAGCTGATTCCAATAATGGTAAAAGCAATGATAATGGGAAATAGTGATTTACTTAGCTTTTGCATGAGAGTAGTATTAAAGTGAATAATTATTGAGGCGATCGATCAGGTATTGGTACACCAAAGAGTAAAAATGTAACTACCGTCAAAAAAATAATAGTAAAAAAGCATAATTCTAGACACACTATAAGCCAAACTTGATAGTATATTACTCTGCATTTCCTACCAGAAAGAAATTGTATTACAAATGTCCCATAACATATTTTGTGCGGTAATAGGTCAATGAGAAAAGCTGATTTCTACTCGCCGATTCTTAGCTCGAAGCACTTCGTCAGCGTTAGGGTACAAAGGCTCTTCTTCTCCCCTTCCTCCTACTTTAATTCGCTGATAATCAATTTGGTAATTCAGTAAAAATTGACGAACTGCATTCGCTCGGGCTAGCGATAACCGCTGATTACCTTCTCGACTACCAACATTATCGGTATGCCCGGTGAGGGTTACTATTAAATTTGAGTTCTGCCGTAGAAAGCGCGCGATAGCTTGTAGGGAACTTCGCGATTCTTCCCCTACGGAAGTCTGACCGAAAGGAAACTCAATAAATAAATTAAGGGTAGATGTTTCTATTCTACCCCGAAAATCATTCGAAGATAAAGGCACCACTACACGAGTTACTGAAAATTCTCTCACTGAATCGGTAAACGAAGCGGGCGGTAGTGAGGTAAGTAAAGGTATGGCTACGGATATTTTTTCTGTTGAGCGGTTCCGGCGACTGGATTTGCGTTTCTTACGGCGTTTTCGCTTGTTTTTATTTTTGGGGGTTACGGGCTGATGCCAAGCCAATGCAACTTCAAACGCACTTCGCAACGGATTAGCCCGGTGGCTACTTGCTCCCGTATCAAAGCTCACTCCCAGTGTGTAGTTGGACTGATGCCACTGTAGGGCTAAAGCTAAGCTACGATTGAGGGTGTAGCGAGGAATAAAATCAACTCGAGGCGCACTATCAGCAATTCCAAAGGCATTCCTTAGTTCGTAGGAGAAGCGACTGCCTACGTTCAAAATGCTCACCCCAGCCTGGTGCAGCAGTAACAACTCAGGAAACAGCGTAAAGCGATTTTTTTGGTACGCCCGCAAACCGCTTTGTAAACTCAATGTAGACGGCAACGGCTGGGCATCGCCAAAAAATGACTCATCCGGTCGGTTAAGATCCAACCAGCTTATTCCGGCATAGAACGTAGTATTTTCGTGGCGATCTAGAGCGTACCACAGCACTCCGGTTCCTAGAGAGAGGTAGTTGGCTTGTAGATCATTCATGTTTTCGCCCGAGCCTAGTGCTGGGTCAAAACCCTGGCCGGGGCGAAACTGGCTACCGGTACGAATATTTTCAGTAGAGATTCGCTTGATCTGATAATGAGCCTGAACCCCTAAACTGAGTCGCTGATACCGAGAAAGCGAAATGTCGTGCGCCAATAAAGCCCCCAACCGCTGAAAACGGTACCAACCCGATTCGCCGGTGTTATCATCCAGTACCGAAATACCTACGCCCCCGTACCGACGTTTGCCCTGTAGTAGCGGACGGGTTACTGTAAGTTGAGAAGATTGAAAAATATACCCACCATCAAAATTCTGACGGCGATAGTGAGCCACAACCCACCAGTCGGGTGAAGCTGCTGCCCAAGCCGGGTTTGTATTAACCGGAGCCAGTTGGTACTGGGTGAATAATGGGTTTTGGGCAAAGGAGTGAAGTGCGCTGAGTAAAAAGAAAAGTAGCAGAAAAGTGCGAATCATACCGATGAGTTATCAATAATTTACCGAACCAGGCGCAACGTACCAGACTGATTTCCTTCAAACACCAGCGGAGTGCCATCCTCAAAAGAACCAGAAATCTTCCAGAGATATAGCCCGTTGGGTAGTGATTGATTACGGTATTTTCCGTCCCAGCCTTCTGCCAAGCGATTGGTTTCAAACAGTAGCGTACCCTGCCGGTCGTATACCTGAAAAGTTAGCGTTTCAACTCGTTGTCCGTACAGACGAAATTCATCGTTCTTACCATCGCCATTCGGCGAAAACAGGTTCGGGACAAACAGCGTAGTGAGCACCCGCGCTGGCTCTAGTATCACGGTAATGCTATCCGTAACGGAGCAACCGTTTAGGGTAACTGCCTGAAGAAAATAGGTAGTCGTTTGAGTGGGTGAGGCTGTTACCGATTGCTGAGTGGTATCGCTTAAGTTATCTGCTGGAAACCAAGTGTAGCCAAGAGCCTCTTCGGCGCGCAAGGTCACCAATGAACCAGACTCTACACTTACCTGGGTGTCGGCAATTAGCTCTTCTTCTGGAAAGAGGTCGATTATCATGGTATCGTACACCAAACAGGCCGAAGGCAGCGTTGCCTCCAGCCACAGCGTATCGGGTTCA
This region of Tunicatimonas pelagia genomic DNA includes:
- a CDS encoding penicillin-binding protein 1A, which translates into the protein MASTQTSKKEVEKKDRTQLYTWLVRGAWFSFISFFILFPLYIYTVSIDFMGLYGGLPSWSALENPKNDVSSELYSADNVQLGKYYRENRSPVTYEELSPNLVNALVATEDIRFTEHSGIDLRGMGRVAWGVFKKAITFGASSLEGGGSTLSQQTAKNLFKTRGENEGPLMKIPGLGMLIIKTKEWILAVKLERYYTKKEILAMYLNTAQFSGSSYGIKVAAKTFFNKPTYDLDVEEAAVLVGMLKAATYYNPARNPNNSMRRRNVVLNQMRKNGFLEQEAYDTLTPQPIVLNYKVESHTEGPATYFRAVIRRWLYRWADEHGYDLDEDGLKIYTTLDSRMQEHAEEAVKTHMSYQQSLFEKHWGKENPWRDEKGKEIKGFIDMLAKRTHRYKGLEKRYGKDHDSISIVMNTPVPTTLFTWEKEDYHLDTIISPIDSIKYTQRFLHAGFMSMDPYSGHIKAWVGGINYEYFKYDHVKQGKRQPGSTFKPFVYAAAVDNGYSPCYEVVDAPVTFSVYTNGEEDTWTPKNADGRYSGDKMTIRRAMAQSINSVTAFVMKRLGPETVVSYAKRMGITSNIEAVPSLSLGGGGDVSVYEMVGAYSTFVNHGTWTEPVFITRIEDKDGNVVYDHPVKTREALSEETAYLMLYMLRGATEEDGGTGRGIPLEIRDGNEVGAKTGTTSNYSDGWFMGVTKDLVSGAWVGGDNRSVHFKTLALGQGARMAMPIWVEYMKRVYDDDRLDYEKGAFERPRTGLSVEIDCDQYGSFGEEADSLEIEDSLRIIDRDEIF
- a CDS encoding RNA polymerase sigma factor; amino-acid sequence: MEQTYTEDQTLIQRIKDGDETSLIKIYKEYRPAFQQWAQHSYRIDEEQSADAFQDAVVCLYRNIVQGKLESLTSSLKTYLFAIGKNVIRKKLQQPVALESSELGLVESLHADPIDQFATNDRQRLVARLMETIGEPCKSILELFYFRGFSMEAIAERLQYKNENVVKTQKLRCLTSLKSMVRERYQNEDFV
- a CDS encoding protease inhibitor I42 family protein — encoded protein: MNTTEIILDEQHHNQQVEVAYKDTLLVELSHQPGIGYYWVWQQADSIPNKLKLIGEEVLSEQSRPGGEALQQFCFSAIEKGEYKLNLDLKRHWENSVLRQYSVSLQIK
- a CDS encoding C1 family peptidase, with the translated sequence MQKLSKSLFPIIIAFTIIGISFTACEDSSEQISSHYPLLNNPKFEDKYRDRENDNAAEQYPLEVLAQFELPENWQEIAEIQNKYAEIIYELDYERLVDYDYLFKDMCFASRTAFNWRDVGKVTAVRNQGGCGSCWAFAAMGAYESSNMIRNNITADVSEQDVLNCAGAGSCRGGWYDPVFKYMLTNGVASEASEPYLALDDFCSPRLYKPFRAINWGFVTVKREIPSVQELKDALCKYGSLSIAVKATSAFMRYNPADGVFKEEEAGKGINHAITLVGWDDNKNAWLIKNSWGSGWGDNGYMWIDYNTNNVGYAATWVQAQSRFYIPDDYLLEVIRERFEIINPFLHPEEFEKIEG
- a CDS encoding PorP/SprF family type IX secretion system membrane protein, which translates into the protein MIRTFLLLFFLLSALHSFAQNPLFTQYQLAPVNTNPAWAAASPDWWVVAHYRRQNFDGGYIFQSSQLTVTRPLLQGKRRYGGVGISVLDDNTGESGWYRFQRLGALLAHDISLSRYQRLSLGVQAHYQIKRISTENIRTGSQFRPGQGFDPALGSGENMNDLQANYLSLGTGVLWYALDRHENTTFYAGISWLDLNRPDESFFGDAQPLPSTLSLQSGLRAYQKNRFTLFPELLLLHQAGVSILNVGSRFSYELRNAFGIADSAPRVDFIPRYTLNRSLALALQWHQSNYTLGVSFDTGASSHRANPLRSAFEVALAWHQPVTPKNKNKRKRRKKRKSSRRNRSTEKISVAIPLLTSLPPASFTDSVREFSVTRVVVPLSSNDFRGRIETSTLNLFIEFPFGQTSVGEESRSSLQAIARFLRQNSNLIVTLTGHTDNVGSREGNQRLSLARANAVRQFLLNYQIDYQRIKVGGRGEEEPLYPNADEVLRAKNRRVEISFSH